The nucleotide sequence ATACAGTGCTTGAAACCGTTTTGATGGGAAACAAAGTATTGTATGCTGTTAAGAAAGAAATGGATGAGTTGTATTTGGATTACAACGATAAAAATGCAGATAGAATAGGGGAGCTTCAAGTCCAATTTGAAGAAATGAATGGATGGAACGCTGATTCTGATGCTGCATCTATGCTTTCAAACCTTGGAATTACAGAAGATAATCATTATACTTTGATGGCTGATTTGGAGGGTAAAATTAAAGTACGTGTCCTTTTGGCGCAAGCTTTATTTGGGAATCCAGATTTGTTGATAATGGATGAGCCTACCAATGACCTGGATTTTGAAACCATTGCATGGTTAGAGAATTTCTTAGCGAATTATGAAAACACCGTAATTGTGGTTTCTCACGACCGTCACTTCTTGGATGCGGTTTGTACTCATATTTCGGATATTGATTTTGGTAAAATTAACCACTACTCTGGAAACTATACGTTTTGGTATGAGTCTAGCCAGTTAGCGGCAAAACAACGTGCGCAACAAAACAAAAAAGCAGAAGAAAAGAAACAAGAATTGGAGGAATTTATTCGTCGTTTTAGTGCGAATGTTGCGAAGTCTAAACAAGCGACTTCTCGTAAAAAAATGATTTCGAAATTGAATATTTCTGAAATTAAACCATCTAGTCGTCGTTATCCAGCGATTATTTTTGACCAAGACCGTGAAGCGGGTGACCAAATTTTGAATGTACAAGATTTAAGTGCTTCTGTAGATGGAGAATTGTTGTTTAAAGGAGTAGATTTGAATATGGCTAAGGGAGATAAAATTGTTTTATTTTCAAAAGACTCTAGAGCAACTACTGCTTTTTATCAAATTTTAAATAATAAAATGAAAGCAGATGCAGGAACTTTTGATTGGGGTATTACAACTAATCAAGCATATTTACCGGCTGAGAATCATGACTATTTTGAAAATGATTTGACTTTGGTAGACTGGTTGCGTCAATGGGCTAAAACGGAAGAAGAGCGTGATGAAGTATATATTAGAGGTTTCTTAGGAAAAATGATTTTCTCAGGAGAAGAAGCACTAAAAACAAGTCGAGTATTGTCTGGGGGTGAAAAAGTACGTTGTATGTTGTCACGTATGATGATGGAACGTGCAAATATCTTGATGCTTGATGAACCTACGAATCACTTAGACTTAGAGTCGATTACAGCTTTCAATAATTCATTGAAAAATTATAAAGGATCTGTGATTTTTACAACACATGACCATGAGTTCGCTCAAACTGTAGGTAACCGTATTGTTGAATTAACTCCAAAGGGAGTAATTGACCGTTATATGACTTTTGATGAATATTTAGATGACGAAAAAGTTCAGGAATTAAGAGTGAAAATGTATTCTTAATTTGAAAATTAAATAAACTAAAAATGCTCCTTTACAGATTTAAAGGAGCATTTTTTATTTTCGACCCAATAGCTTAATCGCAAGGTATATTAGGGCAACCATTACTACTACGGATATAAAAATTCCAAATCCCATTCCAGCTTTGAAAATTCCACCAATGATTTCACAACTGGAGAATGTAAATAAAACTAAGTGTAAAAGGGCGATTCTTGTGACTGTTTTTTTCATGACTTTGAATGTTTCGTTAATTTCGAACTAATTACTATGTGAAATTACAAAGCTCTTGATAAATGCTCTTATAAAATTTTACTTAAAAGTTTTAAGATTTATGTAAAGCAAAAGATTCAATTATGAGTTGTTAAGGAGTTGTTGTTTTAATTAACAATGTCTTAGAATAGTCAGTCAATGCTTTTATTTCTTTTTATAATCATTACCTCAATATTTTAAAAAATAGTGTATTTTTGCAGCACCAAACATTATATCTACTATGAGTCAAAAAGTATTACTTAATGCAAAAGAAGTTACTATCATACTCCATCGTTTGGCCTGTCAATTGATTGAAAAACATCTTGATTTTTCAGATACGATATTAGTGGGGATTCAGCCACGAGGTGTTTTTTTAGCAGAACGATTAAAACAAATTCTAGAAACGGAATACAATGCTCCTGAGATTACTTTGGGTTATTTAGATATTACTTTTTTTAGAGATGATTTTCGAAGAAAAGACAAACCATTGGAGGCAAATAAAACGAAAATCAATTTTATTGTCGAAAACAAAAAAGTCATATTTATTGATGATGTATTGTATACAGGGCGAAGCATAAATTCGGCTCTTACTGCTATACAATCTTTTGGTCGACCTTCTGAAATTGAATTATTAGTTTTGATAGACAGACGTTTCAGTCGTAATTTGCCTATACAACCTGATTATAGAGGCCGACAAGTAGATGCAATTAATAACGAAAAAGTAAAAGTAAGTTGGATAGAAAATGAAGGTGAAGATGCTGTGTATTTAGTGACAAGCTAAGTATTAGTCTCGTTACTATTATCCAAACTTTAAAAAAATAATAAGACTATAAAAATGAAAGAATTAAGCGTAAATCATTTATTAGGAATTAAGTACATCAATAATAATGATATTGACCTAATATTTGAAACTGCCGATCATTTTAAAGAAGTTATTAATCGACCTATAAAGAAAGTACCTTCCTTACGAGATATTACCATTGCTAATATTTTTTTCGAAAATAGTACAAGAACGAAACTTTCATTTGAATTAGCACAAAAGCGTTTATCTGCAGATGTTATTAGTTTTTCTGCTGCACAATCTTCCGTTAAAAAAGGCGAAACATTAATTGATACAGTAAATAATATTTTATCTATGAAAGTAGATATGGTGGTAATGAGGCATTCTAACCCCGGAGCTGCTTATTTTTTATCAAAAAACGTAAAAGCTAGTATTGTAAATGCTGGTGATGGAGCTCATGAACACCCAACGCAAGCCTTATTAGATAGTTATTCTATTCGTGAAAAACTAGGTGATGTAGGAGGGAAGAAGGTAGTTATAGTGGGTGATATTTTACATTCAAGAGTTGCACTTTCTAATATTTATGCTTTGCAAATGCAAGGTGCTGAAGTTAAAGTATGTGGTCCAAAAACCTTGATACCAAAACATATTGAATCTCTTGGGGTTACTGTCGAACCAAATTTGCGTAAAGCACTAGAATGGTGTGATGTGGCAAATATGTTACGTGTTCAAAATGAAAGGATGGATGTAAATTTCTTTCCATCAACTAGAGAATATGCACAGCAATATGGTGTAGATAAAGCTTTATTAGATTCACTAGATAAGGAAATCGTAATTATGCATCCAGGACCTATTAATAGAGGAGTTGAAATTACTACTGATGTTGCTGATTCTCAGCAATCAGTAATCTTAAATCAGGTTGAAAATGGGGTAGCAATTCGTATGGCCGTAATTTATCTTTTGGCGTCAAAAATTAAATAATTAAAAATTCCTTAGTACCTTAGCATAACAGTAATTTTAAATTTAATAAAATGAAAGTAGAAGAAAAAGGACACACGTTCATTATTAAAGATACTCAAGGAGATTTAATGGCGTTTTTAATGAAGATTACTCATCAATATAAAACTTACGAAAAGCATAATATTATTATTGACCTTTTGCATCATAAAGAAGTAACTGTTGACCAAGCTAAATTATTTTTACCTCTATCTAAGCAACATAAAAAAGCTTTAAAATCATTTGTTATTGTGATTAGTGATTTTGATTATAATGCAATACCCACTAAGTTAACTGTAGTGCCTACATTACTAGAAGCTCACGATATCATCCAAATGGAAGAAATTGAAAGAGATTTAGGATTCTAAGAATGGTTAATTGTTTATTTGTTTAACTGTTTAATCGATTCTTACTTGACTTTTTAATCTTTAACGGTTTACCAAATTTGCAAATAAACGAATAAACATAAAATTGAAATTAACGATACTAGGCTGTTATGCAGCTACTCCAAGAACACTTACTAATCCTACTTCTCAAGTTTTAGAAATAAAAAACAGATTGTTTTTGATTGATTGCGGAGAAGGAACGCAGGTTCAATTGCGAAAAAATAAACTCAAATTTTCAAAAATAAACCATATTTTTATTTCCCATTTGCATGGGGATCATTTTTTTGGACTAATTGGATTGATTTCAACTTTTAGTTTATTAGGTCGTACAACTGATTTACATATTTACGGGCCTAAAGGGATTAAAGAAATTGTTCTTTTACAACTCAAATTATCGAATTCATGGACCCAATATGGGTTGAATTTTTATGAGTTAAATTCAACTAAAAGTGAAATTGTTTTTGAAGATGAAAAAGTTACGGTTAAAACAATTCCGTTGAAGCATCGCATTTATACGAATGGTTTTTTATTTCAAGAAAAAATTGAAAAAAGAAAATTAAATATTGAAGCTGTAAAACAGTATGAAATTGATATCTGTTATTATCAAAATATCAAAAACGGGAGAGATATTGTACTGGACAACGGTCAAATTGTAAAAAACAAGGAGTTAACTTTTGATCCTGTTGCTCCACAGAGTTTTGCCTTTTGTTCTGATACAGTTTATAATGAAGCAATTATTCCATTAATCAAAGATGTTGATGTGTTGTATCATG is from Flavobacterium sp. NG2 and encodes:
- a CDS encoding ABC-F family ATP-binding cassette domain-containing protein; this translates as MLTVNNLSVQFGKRILFDEVNTTFTHGNIYGVIGANGAGKSTFLKIISGDMDPTSGHVHLEPGKRMSVLNQNHNMFDEHTVLETVLMGNKVLYAVKKEMDELYLDYNDKNADRIGELQVQFEEMNGWNADSDAASMLSNLGITEDNHYTLMADLEGKIKVRVLLAQALFGNPDLLIMDEPTNDLDFETIAWLENFLANYENTVIVVSHDRHFLDAVCTHISDIDFGKINHYSGNYTFWYESSQLAAKQRAQQNKKAEEKKQELEEFIRRFSANVAKSKQATSRKKMISKLNISEIKPSSRRYPAIIFDQDREAGDQILNVQDLSASVDGELLFKGVDLNMAKGDKIVLFSKDSRATTAFYQILNNKMKADAGTFDWGITTNQAYLPAENHDYFENDLTLVDWLRQWAKTEEERDEVYIRGFLGKMIFSGEEALKTSRVLSGGEKVRCMLSRMMMERANILMLDEPTNHLDLESITAFNNSLKNYKGSVIFTTHDHEFAQTVGNRIVELTPKGVIDRYMTFDEYLDDEKVQELRVKMYS
- the pyrR gene encoding bifunctional pyr operon transcriptional regulator/uracil phosphoribosyltransferase PyrR produces the protein MSQKVLLNAKEVTIILHRLACQLIEKHLDFSDTILVGIQPRGVFLAERLKQILETEYNAPEITLGYLDITFFRDDFRRKDKPLEANKTKINFIVENKKVIFIDDVLYTGRSINSALTAIQSFGRPSEIELLVLIDRRFSRNLPIQPDYRGRQVDAINNEKVKVSWIENEGEDAVYLVTS
- a CDS encoding aspartate carbamoyltransferase catalytic subunit, with translation MKELSVNHLLGIKYINNNDIDLIFETADHFKEVINRPIKKVPSLRDITIANIFFENSTRTKLSFELAQKRLSADVISFSAAQSSVKKGETLIDTVNNILSMKVDMVVMRHSNPGAAYFLSKNVKASIVNAGDGAHEHPTQALLDSYSIREKLGDVGGKKVVIVGDILHSRVALSNIYALQMQGAEVKVCGPKTLIPKHIESLGVTVEPNLRKALEWCDVANMLRVQNERMDVNFFPSTREYAQQYGVDKALLDSLDKEIVIMHPGPINRGVEITTDVADSQQSVILNQVENGVAIRMAVIYLLASKIK
- a CDS encoding ribonuclease Z, whose product is MKVEEKGHTFIIKDTQGDLMAFLMKITHQYKTYEKHNIIIDLLHHKEVTVDQAKLFLPLSKQHKKALKSFVIVISDFDYNAIPTKLTVVPTLLEAHDIIQMEEIERDLGF
- a CDS encoding ribonuclease Z; this translates as MKLTILGCYAATPRTLTNPTSQVLEIKNRLFLIDCGEGTQVQLRKNKLKFSKINHIFISHLHGDHFFGLIGLISTFSLLGRTTDLHIYGPKGIKEIVLLQLKLSNSWTQYGLNFYELNSTKSEIVFEDEKVTVKTIPLKHRIYTNGFLFQEKIEKRKLNIEAVKQYEIDICYYQNIKNGRDIVLDNGQIVKNKELTFDPVAPQSFAFCSDTVYNEAIIPLIKDVDVLYHESTFLESEKILANKTMHSTAIEAATIAKKSNVKHLVLGHYSTRYDSIALFEEEAKTVFSNVLLGDDGKSFEF